Part of the Streptomyces sp. NBC_01264 genome, GACCGCGATCAGTACCACGATCGAGCGATCACGAACCGAGGAAGATCGGACTTAACGCCCACTCATAGGTGGCCCGGTGGTCGTCAACGAACTGGAAGCGGCTGGTCACCAGTTCGTCTCTCCGGCGAAATACTTGGCCGCCTTGCGGAGTATGTCCCGCTCGGTGGCGAGCTTGCGCTCACTGGCCTCGAGCTCGGCCACCCGGGCCTCCAGCCGCCGGACCCGCTCGTCCGGATCACTGGGCGACACCGCCGCCCCGTGGCCGGCAGCCTGCATCACAGCAGCGGCGGTGACGCCACGACGTTCGCGGTCCCGCAGCACCCACTCCCGCAGGGTCGCCCGATTGACGCCCAGGTCAGCGGCGATGCCCTTGTACGTCGCACCGGGCGTGGACTCGTACAGGGCCACAGCATCTGCCTTGAACTCGTCCGAATAGTCCTTCAGCGCGATCGGCGGTCTTCTCGCTTCCTCCGGATCAACCAAGATCCAGTATCAGCGTGTCCCCCACTCAGGGGGAGGCCCCCTGTGCGGTCTGCGCTGGGAGATCCAGGGTCGGGACGGTGATGAGGATCTGGCCGCCGGGGAAATAGTCCAGGGCATTTGCTACTGCGGCCGCGATTGTCTTCCCTGACCCGGACTGCCGGCTACGCGCTGCCACGGCGCTCCGTGGACATCCAGACCCTTGCTGTTACTCGGAGGGCTGCGGTCCCCTCCGTTCCACATCGCCTTGGTCAGCTTCATACGCCGTCACCAGCCAGGCGGGAAGTCGACCCCGCTCCCCGACCCGGTGACCGTTTGCAATGCCCCAGAGCCGGATGCGCGCGGAGCGATTCCGTACCCACGCTGCGGCAGCGTCTTGGGCGTTCAACCGGGCGTAGACTTCGGCTTGCTTGCGCTCGTGTGACTCCCGAACTACTGCCAGGCGATCTTGCGAGCGGAGCCATCGATCGTACAACCGGTATTCGGCCGCGGTAACCGGCGTTCCGTCGTTCCTTTCTACCAGGCCCCTCCTTACCGCGTGTCCGCGCACTTCCTCTGCCGTCATCTGGGCGTACGGGAGTCTGTAAACACGGATGACTGGCCAGCCAGGTCTGACCCTGACCAGATCGCTGAGGAGCACTCCCCTGTTCTCCATGGCCACGAGGTCAAGGCGTTTCAATCCTGTCTCCCGTATGAGCCAGGCAGCAGGCATTGAAGTACCTTCGTCCTTCAGGGCTTGGTGGACCCTGCTCTCAGTCTCTTTAGTCATGTCGCCCTCCGTTCGACCTCCCTCAGTGGGCCGTCACTACAAGGAGCGTGCCTCCCCTAAGGGGACAGTGCTTCGGCGTAGTTTCGGCGCGCCACATCCGGCGCCTACGGTAGATGTCAAGCCAAATGAGATGTTCGTGTCGCTATGAGGCTTTTTGTTCGGGTTCGCTTCTTTTGGCCGGGTCGTTGATCCAGACCATGCCGGGTATCTCGGGTGGCCGTGGCCGTCGGGCGAAGCGTTCGGGGTGGCGCTCGAATGGCTCGGCCAAGGTGACGGCCCGCTGGTCACGGACCTCCTCGGCGGTGCCGAAGTGGGCCGAGGCAGGGGTGTGCAGGCCGCTCCCGGAGTGTCTGTGATCGTGGTTTTAGTACGCGATGAAGGCGTCCATCCACTCCCGTGCGTGCGCCAGGGAGTCGAACCGTTCGGGATAGTCGGCGGAGTACTTCGTGGTGCGGAACTGGCTCTCGGAGAAGGGGTTGCCATTGCTGACCTTGGGGCGGGAGTGACTCCTGGTGACACCGAGGTCGATCAGCAGCTGAGAGACCTTCTTGCTGGTCATCGAGGTGCCGCGATCCGCATGCGCGGTCTCGGGGACGATGCCGTTGCGGTCGATGGTCTCGCGGATCAACTCCTCTGCCCGCTCGGCGGTTTCGGCTACTTCGACGGTGTGGCCAACGATGTAACGGCTGTAGATGTCGATGATCACGTAGGCGTGGTACCAGATCCCCTTCTCCGGCCCGGGCAGGCGGGTGATGTCCCAGGTGACGACCCTGCGAGGGTCCGGTGGCGAGAAGTTCGGGCACGGTCTTGGCGGGGTGGGTGGCCTGGCGATGACGCTCTCCGCTCTGACCGGCTGCCTCGAGGATGCGATACATGGTGCGGCTCGAGCAGTGGTAGCGGCCCTCGTCCAGCTCGCGGGCCCAGATCTGCGTGGGCGGCAGCTCCGCGTAGCGCGGGGAGTCCATCCCCGCGAGGATCGCCTCGCGCTCTGTCCCGCTCTGCGCGCAGACCGGTGCCGGTCGCGCCTCACGCACGGTGGGCCGCGGGTGGAGACGACGGTGGTGGGTGGCCCGGGACCGGCCGGTCAGCCGGCAGGCCGCCACCGCCCCAACCAGCGGAGTCAACTCCCCCGTGGAGATGTCGAGATGCTCCTCGACCTCTTCGTTCAGTCCGCGCTCTCGGCAAGCAGTTCCAAGAGCGCGACCCCTTTTCCCATGACCTCCAGGGCGGCGTCCCTCTTCGCCAGTTCCCTCTCCAGGCGCTCGAGCCGCTTCCGCAGCTTCTCCACCTCGGCCTCGGCCAGGGACTTCTTCGACCGCACCGCGCTGGTCCGCTTGTCGGTCAGGTTCTCCAGCCCGCCGGCGTCCCTGGCCTGGCGCCACTCGATGACGTGGGAGTGGTACAGGCGCTCACGGCGCAGGATCGCGCCCTTCTCCCCCGGCCGGGGCCGCGTCGTACTCGGCCACGATCCGCAGCTTGTACTCCGGGGCGAACGAACGACGCCTCGGCTTCGCCGCAGGCTCTATCGCGGGGGACTTCTTGCTGGCCATAGGGGGTGATGCTCCTGTCTCGCCCTACCAGGCCAACCCGCCAAAACTGGATGTATCATCCAACGGTGACAGGGAGGGCTTCGCTGCGGATTGCTCTACGAGGCGAGCCCGCTGTCAGTCACGCTGCTGAAGCGGCAGTAGAACCCGTCGCGCTACCCTGCCAGCGGACCGCAGAGCGGTGCTTCCGATACCTGTCAGGATTCTGGACCACACTGTACGACTCGACCACGAAGTCATAGGCGTCCTCAACGGCGTCAGCGGCTTGAAGCCCCTCTGCCCACTGCACGGGGAAAACATCGAGGCGGCCTACATTCCGACCCGGGTGACCTTGGTTCGCGTTCACGTGTGCGCCACCCTTCGTCGGAGGTTCCTCCTTCTTCCGTTCTACGCTCGACCAGTCCCACAATCCCCCCACCAACCGGCGGAGAGACCGGTTGTCACGCCACCACTGGTCGGAGGAAACCAACCGAAAATGGTGGCCGGGGCCACGGTATTGATGCCACCGGACGTGACTCGGTTTGTTCAGGTGGACGCGTCTGCTCCCGTTGCCGGGTGGGCCCAGCGATCGGCGATGCTCAGCGGGCGGGGTTCTCCGGCCCGAATGGCGTGAATGACCGCGTCGTGCAAAGTGCGGCTCTCTGCCTCCCCGGGGCAGAGGACGGGGCTTCCGGCAAGCTGGAGCCACTCGGCTCCACCACTGTACTGAACAGTAACGTGTGCCAGACAGTCGTCCTTGGTCCAGGTCGTGTGGACATCCAGCTCGCCGGTAAGAACGGGACCCACTTCTGCGGTCTTCACACCATCGGGGTGGGCGAAGACCGCGCGGGTCGTCCACGATGCCCAGCTCATTTGACCTCCCTGACCATCTCGTTGTCTCGCCAGTGTGACCGCGTCCGCTTTCACTCGCCCGTCCTGGCCACAGAAAGCGTGTCCGCTCGACTTTCACTGCCCTCTGGATGGGCACTGTCACGTTAACGTCGCATGGCATGCCTAGGTCAATAGATCTTGCGGCGAGCGACCTAGCTGCACAGCCGGACGGGAAATTCTCCTCGTCGGCAACCTCGAAAACGATCGAATTTCCTGGCATGCCCACGCTATTTTCAGCAACGTGACAGTGCCTCCAGGCGCGGAAACAAGCAGCTCAAACAGGCTTTCTCCCTCTCCGTGTTCGCCGCCTTGGCCGACCCGGCCTCCAGGGCCTACCACGACAGGAAGACCAGCCAGGGCAAGCACCACACGCAAGCCCTTCTCTGCATCGCGAGACGACGTGCTCTTCGCGATACTCGCGACGGCACCTTCTGCGAACCCCAACCCGCCCCATCAGCTTGACCAACCCCATAGGGGACCCCCCCTGCACCACCGCGCGCACCGGCCTTGCCGCACGCGTCAGGGCTTGTCCTCTAGCCCGTCGCCGTGCTCGACGAGGCGGCGGCGGAAGGCAACGGTGAGCACCGCCGCCAGTGTCATGAATGCGGCAACCGCCCACATGCCGGCACGGAAGTCGCCGGTGGCGTCCTTGAGCCAGCCGGTGACGAAGGGAGCAGCAAATCCGCTCAGGTTGCCGCAGGAGTTGATGAGGGCGATGCCGCCTGCTGCACCGACGCCGCCGAGGAAGCCGGCCGGCACCTGCCAGAACACCGGAAGGGCGGCGAGTACCCCGGCGGTGCAGACGGAAAGGGCGATGACGGCCAGGTAGGGGGACTGCAAGTACAGCGAGCACGCCACGCCCACCGCACCGATGAATGACGGGGCGGCCAGGTGGAAAACGCGCTCCTCCTTGCGGTCGGAGTGCCTGGCGTTCCAAAGCATGCCGGCCGCGCCGCAGGCGAACGGGATGGCGGACACAAGGCCGACCTCGACGAGGTCGAGCCGCACGCCGAAGCCGCTCTCGAATCCGGCGATGACCTGCGGAAGGAAGAAGGTCAGGGCGTAGAGCCCGTACACGACGCCGAAGTAGACGGCGCACAGGACCAGGACGCGCGCATCTCGCAGGCTGCGGCGCAGCCCCGGGGGGTCGGGAACTCGCACACGGTCTTCTGCCTCGATGGTGTCCGCCAGCGCCTGCCGTTCCTGTGAGGTCAGCCATTTCGTCTCCTGCGGCCGGTCCGGCAGGAAGGCCCAGCAGGCGACGGCGAGCAGAATGGAGGGCAGTCCTTCAAGGAAGAACATGGTGCGCCAGCCAGCATCGAAGCCGAGGAGCCCTGCCCCGTGTTCCATGATCAGGGTGGAGACCGGGGCGCCGATGACCGAGGCCATGGGCAGCGCGAGAAGCAGCAGAGACATCATGTGGGCGCGGTGGCGGCGGGGGAACCAGTACGTCAGATACAGGACCATCCCGGGGAAGAAGCCCGCTTCCGCGACCCCGAGGAGGAACCGCACGATGAAGAAGGCGGTGGGACTGTCGACAAAGGCCTGAGCGCTGGCTGCGATGCCCCAGGTCAGCGCAATTCGTGCGATCCAGCGCCGGGCACCGACGCGGTGCAGGAGGAGATTGCTCGGTACCTCGAAGAAGAAGTAACCGAGGAAGAACAGGCCCGCGCCCAGCCCGAACGCCGTTGCGCTCAGTCCGATGTCGGCATTCATCCGCAGAGCGGCGAAGCCTACGTTGGCGCGGTCGAGGAAGTTCATTGTCGCCAGTGCGCCGAGCAGCGGCAATACGCGGAGCGCCGCTTTGCGAACCGCACCTGAAACGATCGGATCGGGGGTGGTCATGGAGGAACCGTTCCACCGTGGCGCTGATGGATGCAGGCGCAACGTGAACGGCGCGCGTCTGGGTTAAGACGTTACGTCGTTTGCTTGCGGAGTCGACGCAACGCGGCCCTTGACCCCGGATTTTGAACACGTCTATGCGGCTCGGGCCAGGGTAGTTGCTGTTGGTTGGAGGTCGTTCTCGTAGGCGATCGGGGACCGCTGGCCGAGGCGGGAGCGCCGGCGGCGGGCGTTGTATCGGGTCAGACATCCCATGCCGTCGAGCCTGGCCTCGCGGTCGCTGGACCAGCCTTTGCGGCCTTTGAGTGTCTCCCTCTTGAAGGCGGCGTTGAAGCTTGCCGCTATTGAGACCCGTGGTCCGTGTGCATGATCGCTTCATCGAGACTGCCGCGGGTTCGCCCGGCAGGCGCCAGCGCGTCGACGACGAG contains:
- a CDS encoding Lsr2 family DNA-binding protein — protein: MTKETESRVHQALKDEGTSMPAAWLIRETGLKRLDLVAMENRGVLLSDLVRVRPGWPVIRVYRLPYAQMTAEEVRGHAVRRGLVERNDGTPVTAAEYRLYDRWLRSQDRLAVVRESHERKQAEVYARLNAQDAAAAWVRNRSARIRLWGIANGHRVGERGRLPAWLVTAYEADQGDVERRGPQPSE
- a CDS encoding MFS transporter, yielding MTTPDPIVSGAVRKAALRVLPLLGALATMNFLDRANVGFAALRMNADIGLSATAFGLGAGLFFLGYFFFEVPSNLLLHRVGARRWIARIALTWGIAASAQAFVDSPTAFFIVRFLLGVAEAGFFPGMVLYLTYWFPRRHRAHMMSLLLLALPMASVIGAPVSTLIMEHGAGLLGFDAGWRTMFFLEGLPSILLAVACWAFLPDRPQETKWLTSQERQALADTIEAEDRVRVPDPPGLRRSLRDARVLVLCAVYFGVVYGLYALTFFLPQVIAGFESGFGVRLDLVEVGLVSAIPFACGAAGMLWNARHSDRKEERVFHLAAPSFIGAVGVACSLYLQSPYLAVIALSVCTAGVLAALPVFWQVPAGFLGGVGAAGGIALINSCGNLSGFAAPFVTGWLKDATGDFRAGMWAVAAFMTLAAVLTVAFRRRLVEHGDGLEDKP
- a CDS encoding transposase, encoding MALKDYSDEFKADAVALYESTPGATYKGIAADLGVNRATLREWVLRDRERRGVTAAAVMQAAGHGAAVSPSDPDERVRRLEARVAELEASERKLATERDILRKAAKYFAGETNW
- a CDS encoding DDE-type integrase/transposase/recombinase; amino-acid sequence: MRRDRHRSARRAGQSARRSSRGWTPRATRSCRPRRSGPASWTRAATTARAAPCIASSRQPVRAESVIARPPTPPRPCPNFSPPDPRRVVTWDITRLPGPEKGIWYHAYVIIDIYSRYIVGHTVEVAETAERAEELIRETIDRNGIVPETAHADRGTSMTSKKVSQLLIDLGVTRSHSRPKVSNGNPFSESQFRTTKYSADYPERFDSLAHAREWMDAFIAY